The window AGACCAGAACCTGCTCCTCACCCTGCAATACCCCGAGGATTTGAATTGAGCGGCGCACCGTGCCCTTCGTCACCGTTGAGACCGCGACCGCAGGTACCATCGCCTCCTTTTCCTTTTTACCGGAACGGGCTGGGCACCCGATACCGGCTACAATTATCAGCAGCATCGTAGCCGACACCACACGACTCAACACCCAGTGAAAAGTCGGGGCAAAATTGCCAGTGGTTGCTTTTCCCTTCTGTGCCTGGTAAAAAATGTTTTTCATATTCTACTCCTCCTTAAAATTCACCAACTGCCCGCAGAAACCGTGCCCGGGCAATTTGATAATTGGCAAGGGCGTTGAGATAGGCGACCCGACTCTGGGTCAACTGCAACTGGATGTCTAAAAACTCCAGATTGGAAAGCAACCCATTCTCGTACCGCTCCTCGGCGAGCCGGTACGCCTCCTCTGCCACCTTCACATTCTCTCTTTGATAAACGATGTTGTTCTGCTCCTGAACTAAACTGGCGAGTGCTGCCTGGACATCAAGGTCAATCGCACTCTCCACCATCTTCCAAGACAGAAACGCCTGCCGGTATTTCGACTGCGCCTGTTTCAGTTTGTGGTAGTTACTCAGGCCGGTAAAAACGGGCATCGACAAACCGAGCGTTGCGTTCCAGTCTTTACCCCACTCATCTCGGAAACCAACCGGCTTCTTGTAGTCAAAGTTTGTTGCGGCAAACAGCGTGGGCAGGTTTGCGGTTCGGGCGATGCGCACCGACCGGTCCGCAATCTCCACCAGACGACGCAACTGCACCAGTTCGGGCCGATTTTCCTTTGCCCTTCGCAACGCCCCAACTGTGTCAATGCCGGTCGTCTCCGGTTCCAGTTCGCTGCGGGGCAAAATCACCGTCCCGGGTTTTAGTCCGAGCAGATTAGCCAGCGCTGCCCGGGCAAGTTCTGCCCCATTTTTAACCTGCGCCACCTGGTTCGCCATATTGGTCAAACTGACCTGCGCCCGCATCACATCCAGCCGGCTCGCCAGCCCGTTGTCGTAAAGTTTTTCCACCTGTTCAACATGGCGCCGCAACTGCTCGTAAGACTCGTTCAGCAGTTCAACGCTCTTTCCGGCAAGGAGCGCCTGATAAAAAGCCTGCATTGCAGAAAATTTGGTCTCCTGTCGTGCCTGGTCACGCGCCGCCTTCTGCGCCTCAAGCGTTAAGCCGGCAATCCGATAGGCGTTGAGCAGTTTTCCCCAGGTGAAGAGCGTCTGCTGCACCGTGCCCCGCAACAAATAGTTGTTCTGCGAACCCAGCGCCATCCGGACCGTATCAACACCAACCGGCAGCGGCACCGAATCGGTAAACCCGATGATTTGACCGCTCATCGGGTCGTAAACCCGCAGCGGCAACATTTTGTAAACCGGTGCCACCATCTCAAACTCGTTCACCGCACCGAGCCGGGTGTAACTGCCCGAAATTGAAACCTGGGGCAGAAAACTACCAAACGCTGCACCCTTACCCGCTGCCGCCTCCAGCACCTTTTCCTCGTTCTGCTTCAACTGATAGTTGTTCTTCAATGCCAGTTCCACCGCCTGCTCCACCGTAAGCACCAGCGTGTCGGCGCGGGCAACCGGCACCGTCAGAACAAAAAACAGAATTACAATTAAAATCCATCGTTCATTTTTTTTCATACTCTTCTCCTTATCCCGTTAAAGAAAATGTCCAGCGCCTTCACCGGCGCCACCCTGACCTTCAAACGGTGGGTGCTAACGAGCAGTGCGGCGCGAAAGGCGTTCAAAAAAGAAAGCGCTGCCAGCCGCGGCTCAACGGGCCGAAACTCACCCTGCCGCACTCCCGCCCTAACCAGCCGGGCGATATCGTCCACCAGACCTTTAATCTCCGGCATCACCTGCTCGTGAAACCGCCGGCTAATCTCGCACCGCTCCTCCCGCAGTTCCGGAAACACCAGGTCAATAGCCGCCGGTCGGTTCATCAAACTTTCAATCCAGCGCTCAAACACCCGGTGCAACTTCCGGCTCGGCGTCCGTTCCTCACCCGCCACCTCGGCAACAATCGCGCGCGCCTGCCCGATAAGCCATTTTACAATCCCGACATACAGATCAGGCTTGTCTTTGAAATAAAGGTAGACCGTGCCCTTGGCAACGCCCGCTTTGCGGGCAACATCGTCCATCTTCGTCTCGTAGTAGCCCTGGGCGCAGACGACATCAAACGCCGCCTGCAGTATCGTTTCCCGTCGCACCTTTGATTTCCGTTTCATAATTCAAAACTGACCGGTCAGTCATTATACACCCTGCGGCACTCCGGGTCAAGAAAAATTTACTTGCCCGCCGTTTATTATTTGCTATTATTACCCCCGAAGCGAGTCAGGCTAAAAAAGAGAGGAGTAAACTATGACAGTTTCCGGTTCGCTAACCGCAATTATAAAAGAGCAACTCCAGCGGGCACTTGACGCCGGCTGCTCCTTTGCCGACGCCCGCTATTACGAAGAAGACTCCACCCAGAGTTTAATCCTTTACGATGGCAACCTGGAAGGTAACTACCGCCGCTTTGAGCGCGGCATCGGGGTCCGGGTGTTAAAAAACGGCGCCATCGGATTTGCCGCCACCGCCGACCTCGAGCGCATCCCGGACTGCTTTGCCCGTGCCCTTGCTAACGCCGAAGCCGCCGCGGTCCTTTTGGGCTTTCCCAAAGATATGGGCAACGAGCCACCGGTGCACGGCACCTATAAACCGCCCTTTGAAAAAGACCCGTTCACCGTTCCTTTGCCCGAAATCCTCAATCTGATGAAAACGGTGGACCAGCAGTTGAACGAAAAACCGGTTGAGCACCGGATGGTGCGCTTTCACTTCCAGAAGCGGCACATCTTCTACTTCAACAGTGAGGGCAGTGAGATTGAACGCTGGGTGATGAACCCATTCGCCAATATGACGGTGATGGCACGGGACAAAGAGAACCGCACCCAGCGCCGCTCTTACGACCTTGACTCAGACGGCACCGGTCCGCGCGGCTTTGAATGGGTTGCGAATCCCGCATCGTTTGCCGCCCATGCCGACCGCATCAAGAGCGAGTTGAGCCAGTTACTGTCTGCCGAAACCCTGCCCCCTGCCCGCCGCGATGTGATTCTCCTTCCCGGACAGGGACACCTCCAGGTCCACGAAACGATTGGCCATCCCCTGGAACTGGACCGCATCCTCGGCTATGAACTGTCCTTTGCCGGTGGCTCCCATGTAAAACCTCAGGACATCGGCACCCTGCGCTACGGTTCGGAAAAACTGAATGCGGTGGTGATGATTGTGGAAAACTCGCCCGGCACATTTGGCTATGACGACGAAGGCACGCCCCAGCACCAGTACTACCTGATTAAAAACGGCATTCTGGTCAATGTCCTGTGTTGCCGGCTTGACCTGGGCGAAGCAAACGCCAAAGCGGGTAAAAAGGTCGTGGAACGGTCGGGCGCTTCAGCCCGGGCAGCGGGCTTCTACAAAACGCCCATTGACCGAATGACCAATGTCTGTGTTGAATGGGGTTCGGACGGCACCCTGGAAGACATCGTCCGGGCAACGGAAAACGGCGTCATCCTTGATATGCCCGTATCCTGGTCAATCGGTTCCAACCGGGAACACTTCCACTTCGGCTGTGAAATCGCCTGGGAGGTCAAGGACGGCAGACGCACCAGGGTCTACAAAAATCCGACCTATCAGGGTCACACCCTGGAATTCTACAATTCACTTGATATGGTGGGTGACCGCTCAACCTGGCGTCTGGTCCAGGTACCCAACTGCGGCAAAGGCGAACCCAACCAGATTATGGAGGTCGGTCACGGTGTGCCGGTGATGCGCTTCCGCAATGTCCTAACCGGAGAAGGGAGGTAAAAAATGCTCGAACCAAAACTGCGCGACATTATCATTCAGGCACGCAACTATGCCCGCACCCAGGGCATCAACGCCGAATTTTCCTTACATCGGGAAAAATCCAGCCTCATCCGGCTGGGCAATTCGGCAATCGCACTCTCCACTTCGGAAGAACTCACCCGTCTTGACATATCGGTGCTGCAAGACCGCCGGGTCGGCGCCGTCTCGCTGACCGCCGATATCACCAGTCTTGACCAGTTAAAATCCGCGCTCCATCAGGCAGAAGAAAACTGCCGCAACGCTTTGCCCAAAGACTACGACCCCATCTTCGGTGTTGTTGAAGAACCGATTGCCGACACCACCGGTTATGACCCGGCACTGGAAAACCTCTCACCCCGGGCAAAAGCCGAACTGTGCGCCCAGGTGATTAAAACGGTCAAGCCGCGGGGCAACTACGACTTCTCCGGCTCCTGGTCCACCGGTTCCACCGAAATCTACTACACCACCACCGCCAACGACCACGAAGCCTATCGCCGCCTGACCGACGGCAAACTGGTCCTCGTGCTCAAAGAACAGGTAAAGAAATGGGAACTATCGGTCAACCGCACCCAGAAAAAGGCGCACGAATTTGACGCCGACGGCATCATCCAGGAACTGGAAACCCTTTTGCCCATCTACGAACAGAATCCGGCATTTCACCCGGAAATCGGACCCCAGCGCGTCCTTTTCGGCTCCGGCGCCATCGCCGAACTCATCGGCTTGTGCCTCTGGGGCGGGTTTATCGGCAGGTTCTACGAAGAAGGCAGAGCCTTCACCTCAAAAAACAAACTTGGTGACAAAATCTTCTCCGAGCACATCACAATTGTTGACGACCCGGCAAACCCGCTTGTATTCCAGATGCCCTTTGACTTCATCGGCAAAAAGCGCAACCTGTTCAAACTGGTGGACCGCGGTGTTTTTGTCGGTATGCCTTACGACTCCCAGACCGCGGCAAAGTACAAAAAACAACCCACAGGACACGACCTTGAGAACTGGGATTTGGTAATGGCGCCCGGTTCCGGTCCTGCCGACTTAGAACAGGCGCTCCAACTTGCCGGCAACGCGCTTTACATCCCCCATCTCCACTACACCCACCTTCCGGACCCAACCCGCGGCATCTTCACCGGCTCATCCCGCTTCAACGCCCTTTTGATTAAGGACGGCAAATTTGTTGCGCCCATCTTCTCCTCGCGCATCACCGACGCCATCCCAAATCTGTTCAACCAGGTGATTGCGGTCTCATCGCAGGCGGTAGCGGAAAATGTATCCGCAACCTATGAGCGCCGCACCCCTTCTGCCTATGCGGTTCCATCCTGGCTCCTCTGCGACCGGGTCAACATCTCCGATGTGGCAGACAGTTTCTGATGGGCTTCTTGACTTTACCCGATTTTGCGGTTATTTTTAACTAAAAATGACCGATGCCGAGGTGGCGGAAATGGCAGACGCGCTAGCCTCAGGAGTTAGTGGGGAAACCCATGGGGGTTCAAATCCCCCCCTCGGCATTAAAACCGCTTAACAGCGCCTGCGTGCCCGATTGTGCGACCTCAAACCCGAACTCCACCCCTTCAATTAGAGCCCGAAAACGACAACCCTTCACGCCGGAAATTTTCATCCGCAGGTTAACAAACAGATTGTCAGATAGTTAGCCAGTTTAACCCATTTGCGATAAGTCCGTCCCCACCACCCTTACCGGGATTACCTCCTGCACCCCCTCAATTAGCAACCCGCATCCCGCAGCACACCCGAACCGTGCTTTTACATTAACCTGTGCCCCAGTACTCAAACCGCATCTTAACCAGCCCGGAACCTGCCAACAACCTAATCTTTTAGCGCCTTTGCCATACTCGGAGTAAGTTCTGGCTCAGGAATCGTCCCAATTTCCGGGTTTAATTCAATCTCAAAATCGCCGGTTCTAAACCGGGTAAGAAATGGAGATAAAAGGATAAGCCAACAAACGAGAAGCGGGATAAGATAAAAAACCCAGTTTATTCCTGCACCCCTTTTACTTAACTCTGCGGGGGCAAGAAGGTGGACATAAAATGGAAAGGAAACTAACAATAGGATAAATAAAAATAATCCGAATGCGACCACCCTTTTCCACCACATATTTAGTGGCTTCGGCGCACAAAACCACCAGCGCCACCAGGCAGGACGGCAGTGTAAATCCCAGATGTGCCTGAGTAA is drawn from candidate division WOR-3 bacterium and contains these coding sequences:
- a CDS encoding metallopeptidase TldD-related protein produces the protein MLEPKLRDIIIQARNYARTQGINAEFSLHREKSSLIRLGNSAIALSTSEELTRLDISVLQDRRVGAVSLTADITSLDQLKSALHQAEENCRNALPKDYDPIFGVVEEPIADTTGYDPALENLSPRAKAELCAQVIKTVKPRGNYDFSGSWSTGSTEIYYTTTANDHEAYRRLTDGKLVLVLKEQVKKWELSVNRTQKKAHEFDADGIIQELETLLPIYEQNPAFHPEIGPQRVLFGSGAIAELIGLCLWGGFIGRFYEEGRAFTSKNKLGDKIFSEHITIVDDPANPLVFQMPFDFIGKKRNLFKLVDRGVFVGMPYDSQTAAKYKKQPTGHDLENWDLVMAPGSGPADLEQALQLAGNALYIPHLHYTHLPDPTRGIFTGSSRFNALLIKDGKFVAPIFSSRITDAIPNLFNQVIAVSSQAVAENVSATYERRTPSAYAVPSWLLCDRVNISDVADSF
- a CDS encoding TldD/PmbA family protein produces the protein MTVSGSLTAIIKEQLQRALDAGCSFADARYYEEDSTQSLILYDGNLEGNYRRFERGIGVRVLKNGAIGFAATADLERIPDCFARALANAEAAAVLLGFPKDMGNEPPVHGTYKPPFEKDPFTVPLPEILNLMKTVDQQLNEKPVEHRMVRFHFQKRHIFYFNSEGSEIERWVMNPFANMTVMARDKENRTQRRSYDLDSDGTGPRGFEWVANPASFAAHADRIKSELSQLLSAETLPPARRDVILLPGQGHLQVHETIGHPLELDRILGYELSFAGGSHVKPQDIGTLRYGSEKLNAVVMIVENSPGTFGYDDEGTPQHQYYLIKNGILVNVLCCRLDLGEANAKAGKKVVERSGASARAAGFYKTPIDRMTNVCVEWGSDGTLEDIVRATENGVILDMPVSWSIGSNREHFHFGCEIAWEVKDGRRTRVYKNPTYQGHTLEFYNSLDMVGDRSTWRLVQVPNCGKGEPNQIMEVGHGVPVMRFRNVLTGEGR
- a CDS encoding TolC family protein; this encodes MKKNERWILIVILFFVLTVPVARADTLVLTVEQAVELALKNNYQLKQNEEKVLEAAAGKGAAFGSFLPQVSISGSYTRLGAVNEFEMVAPVYKMLPLRVYDPMSGQIIGFTDSVPLPVGVDTVRMALGSQNNYLLRGTVQQTLFTWGKLLNAYRIAGLTLEAQKAARDQARQETKFSAMQAFYQALLAGKSVELLNESYEQLRRHVEQVEKLYDNGLASRLDVMRAQVSLTNMANQVAQVKNGAELARAALANLLGLKPGTVILPRSELEPETTGIDTVGALRRAKENRPELVQLRRLVEIADRSVRIARTANLPTLFAATNFDYKKPVGFRDEWGKDWNATLGLSMPVFTGLSNYHKLKQAQSKYRQAFLSWKMVESAIDLDVQAALASLVQEQNNIVYQRENVKVAEEAYRLAEERYENGLLSNLEFLDIQLQLTQSRVAYLNALANYQIARARFLRAVGEF
- a CDS encoding TetR/AcrR family transcriptional regulator, with protein sequence MKRKSKVRRETILQAAFDVVCAQGYYETKMDDVARKAGVAKGTVYLYFKDKPDLYVGIVKWLIGQARAIVAEVAGEERTPSRKLHRVFERWIESLMNRPAAIDLVFPELREERCEISRRFHEQVMPEIKGLVDDIARLVRAGVRQGEFRPVEPRLAALSFLNAFRAALLVSTHRLKVRVAPVKALDIFFNGIRRRV